A genomic window from Spiroplasma endosymbiont of Labia minor includes:
- a CDS encoding lipoprotein, whose product MRKLLTLLSSFSLTVTGASTVVACSSPTRISNADLNPDYIEKLIAQIIGGSGNLANFGVSLQDIFSEGDLTNIAVKLINTAIGQNNYKNNIKYQENQLGIENPNKDYVQMFNELGNQVAANKFYSTYTNSLNKKAPLDYSIRKQGYSLGANENLFVDDKGETAFNGTAITTFGGKKWQALFEDTANPYVQNIPEGKNLTVNNFAVTSDGTKTLYTKNSDGKVVELNNLSGKEALQWRFQDYFINSVKSETIENLLTMTYEIGQMYNFRSDAAGTIEAYLNKYSPVASLMQTWTSNAVEWTTNAKMVWQYYISVDDATKMNWTEITTTGVLKDLIATNTGQFKNNQVSINDVTKAISDDLPSITTTINSGNDPYFGIGGFKGFIATKDNSIFGDNSLDDSIDSTLKTKIASQVNPGVIMGGINTPYFQGRNTKERVITVVLPIYMVDVLTSFELEENHTIKLGPNASNPSQYSDIWNQNQNQIKHSKDIENLDLESRTSLLAQLQYIVSQDSTISDDAKTVLYSYYLNEEDIYLQGLYDQIGKYIKSDN is encoded by the coding sequence ATGCGCAAATTATTGACATTATTATCATCATTTTCTTTAACAGTTACAGGTGCATCAACAGTTGTTGCCTGCTCTAGTCCAACAAGAATTAGTAACGCAGATTTAAATCCTGATTATATCGAAAAATTGATAGCTCAAATAATTGGTGGAAGTGGTAATTTAGCCAATTTTGGAGTTTCATTACAAGATATTTTTTCTGAAGGAGATTTAACCAATATTGCTGTCAAATTAATTAACACTGCAATTGGACAAAATAACTACAAAAATAACATTAAATATCAAGAAAATCAATTAGGAATCGAAAATCCCAATAAAGATTATGTTCAAATGTTTAATGAACTAGGAAATCAAGTTGCAGCAAATAAATTTTATTCAACTTATACTAATTCACTAAATAAAAAAGCTCCATTGGATTATTCTATTCGTAAACAAGGATATTCTTTAGGAGCAAATGAAAACCTTTTTGTAGATGACAAAGGTGAAACTGCTTTTAACGGAACAGCAATAACTACTTTTGGTGGCAAAAAATGACAAGCTTTATTTGAAGATACAGCAAATCCGTATGTACAAAATATTCCAGAAGGAAAAAATTTAACTGTAAATAATTTTGCAGTAACAAGCGATGGAACTAAAACTTTATATACAAAAAATAGTGATGGAAAAGTTGTTGAATTAAATAATCTTTCAGGAAAAGAAGCACTTCAATGAAGATTCCAGGATTATTTTATAAATAGTGTTAAATCTGAAACAATAGAAAATTTATTGACAATGACTTATGAAATTGGTCAAATGTATAATTTCAGAAGTGATGCTGCAGGTACTATTGAAGCATATTTAAACAAATATTCTCCTGTTGCATCATTAATGCAAACATGAACTTCAAATGCCGTTGAATGAACAACTAATGCAAAAATGGTTTGACAATATTATATTTCAGTTGACGATGCAACAAAAATGAATTGAACTGAAATAACAACAACTGGCGTTTTAAAAGATTTAATAGCAACAAATACTGGACAATTCAAAAATAACCAAGTTTCTATTAATGATGTTACAAAAGCAATCAGTGATGATTTACCTTCAATTACCACTACAATTAATTCAGGTAACGATCCTTATTTTGGTATAGGTGGTTTCAAGGGATTTATCGCAACAAAAGATAACAGCATTTTTGGTGATAATTCTTTAGATGATTCAATTGATTCAACATTAAAAACTAAAATAGCAAGTCAAGTTAATCCAGGTGTAATTATGGGTGGTATAAATACGCCCTATTTCCAAGGTAGAAATACAAAAGAAAGAGTAATAACTGTTGTGCTGCCCATTTATATGGTAGATGTTTTAACAAGTTTTGAATTAGAAGAAAATCACACAATAAAACTTGGACCAAATGCAAGTAATCCAAGCCAATACTCAGACATTTGAAATCAAAATCAAAATCAAATTAAACATTCAAAAGATATTGAAAATTTAGATTTGGAATCAAGAACTTCTTTATTAGCACAACTTCAATACATTGTTTCTCAAGATTCTACTATTTCAGATGATGCTAAAACTGTCCTTTATTCATATTATTTAAATGAAGAAGACATTTATTTACAAGGTCTTTATGATCAAATAGGAAAATATATAAAATCAGATAATTAA
- a CDS encoding 3'-5' exoribonuclease YhaM family protein, producing MQILNINDKQKGAQIKIIARIERAISNVGSNGLNYLILHLIDSTGRVEARLWSASEENKQELIPDLIGEFTCIVNIYHNQIQLKIENFKIFSADELKEKDISIADFAISAPINSDKVIKKMQELFATFKNKTYKGVVLGVIEKYKKILTKFPAAISIHHNVISGLLWHSTSLVEAARGLISVYKYAEIDWELVQIGAFLHDIGKIFEITSVNGSDYSLEGKLLGHISIGNAMIISVAKNRKLYYLDDEKNINPDFVLLQHVILSSHGKKDFGSPVEPNLIEAVIVSTLDNLDSRIYKINDELKKVELNTWTSRLMTEDGKMFYKHLKNDTTKNG from the coding sequence ATGCAAATTTTAAACATTAACGATAAACAAAAAGGTGCACAAATAAAAATAATCGCAAGAATTGAAAGAGCAATTTCAAATGTGGGTTCTAATGGCTTAAATTATTTAATTCTTCATTTGATTGACTCAACAGGAAGAGTTGAGGCGAGATTATGAAGTGCATCAGAGGAAAATAAACAAGAATTAATTCCGGACTTAATTGGTGAATTTACATGTATTGTAAATATATATCACAATCAAATTCAATTGAAAATTGAAAATTTCAAAATTTTTTCAGCGGATGAATTAAAAGAAAAGGACATTTCAATTGCAGATTTTGCAATATCAGCACCAATAAATTCTGATAAAGTTATTAAAAAAATGCAAGAATTGTTTGCTACTTTTAAAAATAAAACATATAAAGGTGTTGTTCTTGGGGTAATAGAAAAATATAAGAAAATTCTTACAAAATTTCCTGCTGCAATTTCAATTCATCATAATGTTATTTCGGGTTTATTGTGACATTCAACATCTTTAGTTGAAGCTGCAAGAGGATTAATTTCTGTTTATAAATATGCTGAAATAGATTGGGAATTGGTTCAAATTGGCGCTTTTTTACATGATATAGGTAAAATATTTGAAATAACTTCTGTAAATGGATCAGATTATTCACTCGAAGGAAAATTACTAGGTCATATTTCAATTGGAAATGCAATGATTATTAGTGTTGCAAAAAATAGGAAATTATATTATTTAGATGATGAAAAAAATATAAATCCTGATTTTGTTTTATTGCAACATGTTATTTTATCAAGTCACGGTAAAAAAGATTTCGGTTCACCAGTCGAACCGAATTTAATAGAAGCTGTAATAGTATCTACATTAGACAATTTAGATTCTAGAATTTATAAAATAAATGATGAATTAAAAAAAGTTGAATTAAATACATGAACTTCTAGATTAATGACAGAAGATGGTAAGATGTTTTATAAACATTTAAAAAATGATACTACCAAGAATGGTTAG
- a CDS encoding MATE family efflux transporter codes for MDLKVKKPNIFFASKNWYKIALPIIIWAVFQEIIMQATDIIDNIFVNYVNDVDGLAELHNMIENSGWLNISHSTLSELGLGGYYGNAMNYNAGQLSVNGTSASNQIYTIMFASMSGFCYGAGIYSAQYFGAGKYEKLREVTAIKIYITITIGCIFALLALPNITEVLIGFTTNNKIIEKPDFILSSTSSENEIRQWFAYIQSKAANISTNIGSDYYRIISSSYIFLAINESLITSLRDTKRPFFSFWMSVIALITNGILNVFLTAPNFLGNFKGLGVEGCAIATYSSRILQLIFVISLCLIKRFEFLPHKESWLVSRYISKKIFSKALPILLNEILFSVGVVMQVKMRSMYSVESLTANAMFSTVQGLIFFPLYHGFSAGVSIFVGNELGANRMDVAKTNAHYLLTLGLITGIIAGWTFAGISYFIPNLLFSNSNPEAKRIAFWFMFIYGIIYPFIMVTNCCYATIRTGGAVWSALIMDSAFVWIVQIPVLSGLILAQVNNLIKMDIVYIQMLLMSSEIIKFIWAFIVYSRKKWVRNLTIEEHTKEIKKMPN; via the coding sequence ATGGATTTAAAAGTTAAAAAACCAAACATTTTTTTTGCATCAAAAAATTGATATAAAATTGCATTGCCAATTATCATTTGAGCAGTTTTTCAAGAAATAATAATGCAGGCAACAGATATAATAGATAATATTTTTGTAAATTATGTAAATGATGTTGATGGATTAGCAGAATTGCATAATATGATTGAAAATTCTGGTTGATTAAATATATCACATTCAACATTATCTGAACTAGGACTTGGTGGCTATTATGGAAATGCCATGAACTATAATGCGGGTCAATTATCTGTTAATGGAACATCAGCATCAAACCAAATATATACAATTATGTTTGCGTCAATGTCTGGTTTTTGTTATGGAGCTGGAATTTATTCTGCACAGTATTTTGGCGCAGGTAAATATGAAAAATTAAGAGAAGTTACGGCAATTAAAATTTATATTACAATTACAATTGGATGTATTTTTGCTTTACTAGCTTTACCAAACATAACTGAAGTTTTAATTGGATTTACAACAAATAATAAAATTATAGAAAAGCCAGATTTTATTTTGTCATCTACATCAAGTGAAAATGAGATAAGACAATGATTTGCATATATTCAATCAAAAGCTGCGAATATATCAACAAATATAGGATCTGATTATTATCGAATAATTTCCTCATCATATATTTTTTTGGCCATTAATGAATCATTAATTACTTCACTAAGGGATACTAAACGACCATTTTTTTCATTTTGAATGTCTGTTATTGCATTAATTACAAATGGAATATTAAATGTCTTTCTAACAGCACCAAATTTCTTAGGTAATTTTAAAGGCTTGGGTGTAGAGGGTTGTGCAATTGCTACATACTCTTCTAGAATTTTACAATTAATTTTTGTAATTTCTTTATGTTTAATTAAGCGATTTGAATTTTTGCCACATAAAGAATCATGATTAGTTTCTAGGTATATTTCAAAAAAAATTTTTTCAAAAGCATTACCAATATTATTGAATGAAATTTTATTTTCTGTTGGAGTGGTAATGCAAGTTAAAATGAGATCAATGTATTCTGTAGAATCTTTAACGGCAAATGCAATGTTCTCAACTGTGCAAGGGTTAATATTTTTTCCTTTATACCATGGTTTTTCTGCTGGTGTTTCTATATTCGTTGGAAATGAATTGGGCGCAAATAGGATGGATGTCGCCAAAACTAATGCACATTATTTATTAACATTAGGCTTAATTACAGGTATTATAGCTGGTTGAACTTTTGCAGGAATTTCGTATTTTATTCCTAATTTGCTATTTTCAAATTCAAATCCAGAAGCTAAAAGAATAGCTTTTTGATTTATGTTTATTTATGGGATTATTTATCCATTTATTATGGTTACAAATTGTTGTTATGCAACAATTAGAACTGGTGGTGCTGTTTGATCTGCATTGATAATGGATTCAGCATTTGTGTGAATTGTTCAAATTCCTGTTTTATCTGGTTTGATACTTGCACAAGTCAATAATTTAATCAAAATGGATATTGTGTATATTCAAATGCTTCTGATGAGTTCTGAAATTATTAAATTTATTTGAGCATTTATAGTTTATTCAAGAAAAAAATGAGTTCGAAATTTAACAATAGAAGAGCACACAAAAGAAATTAAAAAAATGCCTAATTAA
- a CDS encoding type III pantothenate kinase, with amino-acid sequence MKIFIDIGNSTVDIRFYAKNKFEPLLRFATNDYFFSVNVLYNKLKSLNIEEIIYSSVVPNWDIKLIDLKNELKCNLINIKNLNLDIGSELKNSYKEIGADFVANLFAIKKIKPNKVVLLISLGTATTLMLINNSKIISIIIAPGVEISLKSLLANTSLPSDFNIKYESNLYNLTTKKAVSTGIINGHWNMLESFVNLFKKDFEDLIVVCTGGNWWRFNELLKNANYELIEDLIFIGLKYITK; translated from the coding sequence ATGAAAATTTTCATCGATATAGGTAATTCAACAGTAGATATCAGATTTTATGCAAAAAATAAATTTGAACCTTTACTCAGATTTGCAACAAATGATTATTTTTTTTCTGTAAATGTTTTATACAATAAACTTAAATCATTAAATATTGAAGAAATAATTTATTCTAGTGTTGTACCAAATTGAGATATTAAATTAATAGACTTAAAAAATGAATTAAAATGTAATTTAATTAACATAAAAAATTTAAATTTAGACATTGGATCTGAATTGAAAAATAGTTATAAAGAAATTGGCGCAGATTTTGTTGCTAATTTATTTGCCATAAAGAAAATAAAACCAAATAAAGTTGTCTTGTTAATTTCTCTAGGAACAGCAACAACTTTAATGTTAATTAATAACTCTAAAATTATATCTATAATTATTGCACCCGGAGTTGAAATATCACTAAAATCATTACTTGCAAATACTTCTTTGCCAAGTGACTTTAACATAAAGTATGAATCCAATTTATACAATTTAACTACCAAAAAAGCTGTTTCTACTGGGATTATCAATGGACATTGAAATATGTTGGAGTCTTTTGTAAATTTATTTAAGAAAGATTTTGAAGATTTAATAGTGGTGTGTACTGGAGGAAATTGATGAAGATTTAATGAATTGCTAAAAAATGCAAATTATGAATTAATTGAAGATTTAATATTTATTGGTTTAAAATACATTACCAAATAA
- the leuS gene encoding leucine--tRNA ligase, whose translation MEFSHKAIEKKWQQFWEENNTFKTTNSHNQKAYILDMFPYPSGSGLHVGHPKGYTATDIFARMRRLQEYDVLHPIGWDAFGLPAEQYALKTGNDPREFTAKNIDIFRKQLKNLGFSFDYNKEINTSHPNYYKITQWIFEQLYKNNLAEIKEVDVNWCEELGTVLANEEVIIVDGKMLSEIGLFPVVKKPMRQWILKITKYADRLLDGLENLDWPNSLKELQRNWIGKSIGVEIMFDIKNNNNKLNVFTTRADTIYGATYIVLAPEHPDVLKIIEDEFKNNILSYIEETKTKTDLERQDTKKIKTGSFTGRYAINPITKEEIPIYIADYVLKDYGSGAVMAVPAHDERDWEFATKYNLPKKFVLAAKTNDKPFIGESIHINSELVNGLEREKAIEVIANWLIANNKGNWKTNYKLRDWLFSRQRFYGEPFPVLFLEDGSIALIPESELPLQLPQTDYIKPSGTGESPLANVSDWVNTTYNNLSAKRETNTMPQWAGSCWYYLAYILAVKPNEFIDIKSDEAMKLFKKWLPVDLYIGGQEHAVLHLLYARFWHQVLFDLKIVPTPEPFYKLINQGMILGPNGEKMSKSRGNVINPDDIVASHGADTLRLYEAFMGPIDATLPWSYDGLDGSRKWLDRVYRFVTNKKMIDINDESLDFAYNEMVSKVTTMIETMHFNTAISQLMTFINIANKHEQMYKKYVEGFIIMLSCFAPHLAEELYSILGHKTSVALAKWPSFDASKIIKKSVTIAIQINGKLKATIDVDKTTPKDELLRLSKEQPNIILNLKGKTILKEIVVIDKIVNFVVQ comes from the coding sequence ATGGAATTTTCACATAAGGCTATTGAAAAAAAATGACAACAATTTTGGGAGGAAAACAATACTTTCAAAACTACTAATAGTCATAATCAGAAAGCTTATATACTAGATATGTTTCCATATCCATCTGGGTCAGGTTTGCATGTAGGTCATCCGAAAGGTTATACAGCAACAGATATTTTTGCCCGTATGCGAAGACTGCAAGAATATGATGTTTTACATCCGATAGGATGAGATGCGTTTGGCTTACCAGCTGAACAATATGCATTAAAAACAGGCAATGATCCGCGCGAATTTACAGCTAAAAATATTGATATTTTTAGAAAACAATTGAAAAATCTAGGTTTTTCTTTTGATTATAATAAAGAAATAAATACTTCACATCCAAATTATTATAAAATCACTCAATGAATTTTTGAACAATTATATAAGAATAATTTAGCAGAAATTAAAGAAGTAGATGTAAATTGGTGCGAAGAATTAGGTACAGTTTTAGCAAATGAAGAAGTAATTATTGTTGATGGTAAAATGTTATCTGAAATTGGTTTGTTTCCCGTTGTAAAAAAACCAATGCGCCAATGAATTTTAAAAATAACTAAATATGCAGATAGACTGTTGGATGGTTTAGAAAATTTAGATTGACCAAATTCTTTAAAGGAATTGCAAAGAAATTGAATTGGTAAGTCAATTGGCGTTGAAATTATGTTTGATATAAAAAATAATAATAATAAATTAAATGTTTTTACAACAAGAGCAGATACAATTTATGGTGCAACATATATTGTACTTGCACCAGAGCATCCAGATGTTTTAAAAATTATTGAAGATGAATTTAAAAATAATATTTTAAGTTATATTGAAGAAACCAAAACAAAAACGGATTTGGAAAGACAAGATACAAAAAAAATAAAAACCGGTTCATTTACAGGACGTTATGCCATTAATCCAATTACAAAAGAAGAAATACCTATATATATTGCAGATTATGTCTTAAAAGATTATGGTTCTGGAGCAGTTATGGCTGTTCCTGCTCATGATGAAAGAGACTGAGAATTTGCAACAAAATATAATTTACCAAAGAAATTTGTTTTAGCTGCTAAAACAAATGATAAACCATTTATTGGTGAATCTATTCACATAAATTCCGAATTAGTAAATGGTTTAGAACGTGAAAAAGCTATCGAAGTTATTGCAAATTGATTAATTGCAAACAATAAAGGTAATTGAAAAACGAATTATAAATTAAGAGATTGATTATTTTCAAGACAAAGATTTTACGGAGAACCATTTCCAGTATTATTTTTAGAAGATGGATCAATAGCTTTAATTCCTGAATCAGAATTACCGTTGCAATTGCCACAAACAGATTATATTAAGCCATCTGGAACTGGAGAATCGCCATTAGCAAATGTAAGTGATTGAGTAAACACAACATACAACAATCTATCAGCAAAAAGAGAAACTAATACTATGCCTCAATGAGCTGGTTCTTGTTGATATTACTTAGCATATATATTAGCTGTTAAACCAAATGAATTTATAGATATTAAATCTGATGAAGCAATGAAATTGTTTAAAAAATGACTACCAGTAGATTTATATATCGGTGGTCAAGAACATGCTGTATTGCACTTGCTTTATGCAAGATTTTGACATCAAGTTTTATTTGATTTAAAAATAGTACCCACTCCAGAGCCATTTTATAAATTAATAAATCAAGGAATGATTTTAGGCCCAAACGGTGAAAAAATGTCAAAATCAAGAGGAAATGTAATTAACCCAGATGACATTGTTGCATCACATGGTGCAGACACATTAAGATTATATGAAGCGTTTATGGGTCCAATTGATGCAACATTACCTTGATCATATGATGGTTTAGATGGTTCACGTAAATGACTTGACCGTGTTTATCGATTTGTTACTAACAAAAAAATGATTGATATAAACGACGAAAGTTTAGATTTTGCGTACAATGAGATGGTATCTAAAGTAACAACTATGATAGAAACGATGCATTTTAATACAGCGATCTCACAATTAATGACTTTTATTAATATTGCAAATAAACATGAACAAATGTATAAAAAATATGTAGAAGGATTTATTATTATGTTATCTTGCTTTGCACCACATTTAGCTGAAGAATTATATTCAATTTTAGGACATAAAACTTCTGTTGCATTAGCAAAATGACCTAGTTTTGATGCTTCAAAAATAATAAAAAAATCTGTTACAATTGCTATTCAAATAAACGGTAAATTGAAAGCAACGATAGATGTTGATAAGACTACTCCAAAAGATGAATTGTTAAGACTTTCTAAAGAACAACCAAATATTATTTTAAATTTAAAAGGAAAAACTATTTTAAAAGAAATAGTTGTTATAGACAAAATAGTTAATTTCGTTGTTCAATAA
- a CDS encoding 2-oxo acid dehydrogenase subunit E2, which yields MLEHIKFKNDDYVKGVVEKVFVNHGQKVAADQSLAMISTQFKTYNIIAEKPGIIEDISIEPGMVINYNSRIFNINVRQDYLSNFETETIFDEFFMETLGDDLKYGTDNTIFRTKPSNKNNNNEKNVINENSSIIENNVIKDLNEKLSSKNYQHENSEGIKNKNTNNNDSVENDLREQITFQESINNDIGFSEIADILKPIITNEKEIENIDNEQNLSVPESFSNKNENENDLNYANITNENNSQMQNNVENSIVLNSEIEESNNNYELLKSEFKQTLDLVKNFQSNLQVKEPENNDQIVLELKNEINDLKNMIKELKRNYNVINVTNKHLNQKLNNENKQDINSKNSKIINESINNNKNKSESLQNESKIVKIDKTNSKNNSSINQIEAEFDITSLQTLYGVMNEAYANNKTNLPIETFYILALTKALNKYSTFNSTFDNPKEKMINNGNINVNCSVLIGASIHYVLIEKAELLGTQNLAKKINQKINDAKRIIDNNRNFILNGGSISLTDFNVLGINFGKINLISDQVAHIGIGVKNKRTIIIDGKMTDRIFANISLAYNEDLINLADAAAFLLHFGKILSSPGFLI from the coding sequence ATGTTAGAACATATTAAATTTAAAAATGATGATTATGTTAAAGGTGTTGTTGAGAAAGTTTTTGTGAACCACGGTCAAAAAGTTGCAGCAGATCAATCATTAGCTATGATTTCTACACAATTTAAAACATACAATATAATAGCAGAAAAACCCGGTATTATAGAGGATATTTCAATAGAACCTGGTATGGTTATTAATTATAATAGTAGAATTTTTAATATTAATGTGCGACAAGATTATTTATCTAATTTTGAAACAGAAACTATTTTTGATGAATTCTTCATGGAAACTTTAGGTGATGATTTAAAGTATGGAACAGATAATACAATATTTAGAACTAAACCATCAAATAAAAATAATAATAATGAAAAAAATGTAATAAATGAAAATTCAAGTATTATTGAAAATAATGTTATAAAGGATTTAAATGAAAAATTATCTTCAAAAAATTATCAACATGAAAATAGTGAAGGTATTAAAAACAAGAATACAAATAATAATGATTCGGTAGAAAATGATTTAAGAGAGCAGATTACATTTCAAGAATCTATAAATAATGATATTGGTTTTTCGGAAATTGCTGATATATTAAAACCAATAATAACTAACGAAAAAGAAATAGAAAATATAGATAATGAGCAAAATTTATCAGTGCCCGAATCATTTTCAAATAAAAATGAAAATGAAAATGATTTAAATTATGCAAATATAACTAATGAAAATAATAGTCAAATGCAAAATAATGTCGAAAACTCTATAGTTTTGAATTCTGAAATTGAAGAATCAAATAATAACTATGAACTTTTAAAAAGTGAATTTAAACAAACTCTTGATTTGGTGAAAAATTTTCAGTCAAATTTACAAGTTAAAGAACCCGAAAATAATGACCAAATTGTTTTAGAATTAAAAAATGAAATAAATGATTTAAAAAATATGATTAAAGAATTAAAAAGAAATTACAACGTTATTAATGTGACAAATAAACATTTAAATCAAAAATTGAATAATGAAAATAAACAAGATATAAACTCAAAGAATTCTAAAATTATAAATGAATCGATAAACAATAACAAAAATAAATCCGAAAGTCTTCAAAACGAATCAAAAATAGTTAAAATAGATAAAACAAATTCTAAAAATAATTCATCAATAAATCAAATAGAAGCAGAATTTGATATAACTAGTTTGCAAACATTGTATGGAGTAATGAATGAGGCATACGCAAATAATAAGACAAATCTACCAATTGAAACTTTTTATATTTTAGCTTTGACAAAAGCTTTGAACAAATATTCAACTTTTAATTCTACTTTTGACAACCCTAAAGAAAAAATGATAAATAATGGAAACATTAATGTTAATTGTTCAGTTTTGATTGGTGCATCAATTCACTATGTCTTAATTGAAAAAGCTGAATTATTAGGTACTCAAAATTTGGCAAAAAAAATTAATCAAAAAATTAATGATGCGAAAAGAATTATAGATAACAATAGAAATTTTATTTTGAATGGTGGATCTATTTCGTTAACAGATTTTAATGTTTTAGGAATTAATTTTGGAAAAATAAATTTAATTAGCGATCAAGTTGCCCATATTGGTATTGGTGTAAAAAATAAAAGAACAATAATCATAGATGGTAAAATGACAGATAGAATATTCGCAAATATTAGTTTAGCGTACAACGAAGATTTAATTAATTTGGCAGATGCGGCAGCATTTTTGTTACATTTTGGTAAAATATTAAGTAGCCCAGGATTTTTGATTTAG
- a CDS encoding HIT family protein: MPNKEDCIFCKIVKGDIGSRKIYEDEKTLAFLDVMPNADGHTLVIPKKHFENLTDCDNDYLQAVINTKKIVAKMLLTKLKPSGINYVSNQGSIAYQVVFHYHEHIIPKYVENEGYILSKVVDKTKWTNDNFDNVLNKIIK, translated from the coding sequence ATGCCTAATAAAGAAGATTGCATATTTTGCAAAATTGTTAAGGGAGATATTGGTTCAAGAAAAATATATGAAGATGAAAAAACATTGGCCTTTTTAGATGTAATGCCCAATGCTGATGGTCACACATTAGTTATACCAAAAAAACATTTTGAAAATTTAACAGATTGTGATAACGACTATTTGCAAGCAGTTATAAACACAAAAAAAATTGTGGCTAAAATGTTATTAACTAAATTAAAACCAAGTGGAATTAATTATGTTTCAAATCAAGGTTCAATTGCCTATCAAGTTGTCTTTCATTATCATGAACATATAATTCCAAAATATGTAGAAAATGAAGGATATATTTTAAGTAAAGTTGTTGATAAAACAAAGTGAACAAATGATAATTTTGATAATGTATTAAATAAGATAATTAAATAA